One Vicia villosa cultivar HV-30 ecotype Madison, WI linkage group LG5, Vvil1.0, whole genome shotgun sequence genomic window, GAGAAATTTAaagtataaataataataatgatagaaGGTATATTGTGAAAGATATCACGTTGTCTTGAAATTGTAAGGTTAATTATAATTTGGGATAAATTTTTCTTACAATGtaacttataatttgggacaaaaAGAGTATTATCTGATTCTGGATTTGAGAACTCCAACTTCTACCAATAAATTTAAATAAGCTTATAACtacttatattaataaataagatTTCATAATTAGTTCTATTAATCTTCATGTCAAACAATCGCTCTATCAAATGCCAAAATTATAATAACTCCCAAATAAACTGGTTTTGTTCCGGGACGAAATATTCATGAAAACATCATAATTACGCAAGAAATGATCCACAACATGGAAAAGTGAAACTAGAAAGAGCTTTTTTGCCATTAAAGTGGATTTATCGAAAGCCTACGATAAACTAAATTGGAACTTTATATGGCGTATCCTTATGGAAGTCCAAATTTCTGAAGAGATGATCAAGTTTATTATACATTTCGTGACAAGTGTGGAGACCAATGTTAAATGAAATGGTGCGAGAGGAAAGTTCATTCGTCCTCAACGAGGCATTCGACAGGGAGATCCAATATCTCCATATTTATTTGTCATGTGCATTGGTAAGCTCTCTCATTTAATTCGGGACGTTGTTGCTAAAGGCACGTGGAAGGCTCTAAAAGTTGGAAGGAATGGTCTGACTGTCTCCCATCTAATGCTTGCAGACGATTTGTTAATTTTTGGTGAAACCACGGAAAATCAAATGACTTGTGTTACTGGAATCTTGAACACTTTTTGTGAGATATCGGGACAACAAGTGAGCAACGACAAAACCAGTATTATGTTTTCCCCTAAAACGGATAGAAGGACTACAGACAAGCTTACTAGAATGTCTGGCTACAAAGAAACAAATAGCTTAGGCAGATACTTGGGGATTCCTTTAACGGGGAAAACTCCAAAGAAGAATGCATAAAACATTCCTTAGCGGCATACTTGAAGCTATTCCCACTTATCCTATGATGACAAATCTCATTCCTAAGCGGTGTATTGATGAGATTCATCGTATTCAACGTCGTTTTATTTGAGGGGATACTGAGCAAAGACACATATATCATGCTGTGGGGTGGGACACGGTTTCCAGACCACGAAAGAATGGAGGTCTTGGTATTACAAGACTGAAAGAGATGAATGAAGCTTGTATTCTAAAGATTGGTAGGAACCTCCAAGTGGGCACTAAGGATTTGTGGTGCGAAGTGCTGGGAGGGAAATACAACTGTGATACTACGGCGGCTGTGATCGAAGCAAAGACGACAGGTTCACATCTTTGGAAATCTGTTGTTAAGTTGTGGCCTATTCTTCAGGAGTGCAGTTGGTGGAGTGTTAGAAATGGGCGGAAGACAAATTTGTGCAAGGATGCATGGATTGCTGAAGGATTGAGGCTGGTGGATTGTAACATTCAAATTCTGGATCAGATGATAAATGCTAAGGCGTGAGAGGTTGTAAATGATGAAGGGAACTAGAATTGGCCTTTGTTGGCAAAATTGGATCCCGATGGATATCCTCACTAGGATTGTTGTGATTATTCCCCCTGCGGAAGAGAATGAGCCAGATGCTTTAATATGTAAATATAATAAAGAGGGAGATTTCTCTATTGCAGCCATGTACCATGAGTTATGTGGTTACAATGATGAGAAGAATGATGAGGTTTGGCACGAAATTTGGAAACTCCATGTTAGAGAATGTTACAATGGTTGAGGATGTAATTCAGGTGAACAATAAGAATCATCAAGCTGTTTTACAGGTTGGTAGGCAAACTCCAAAGGAGGGGTGGGTGTGCTTAAATGTGGATGAAGCTTGTAGGGATGGTGTCATTGGGTGTGGCGGCGTTATTAGAGGTAGTGAGGGAGAGTGGTTAACGGGGTTTTTGAAGCTTGTGGGCAAAGTAGATGCGCAGGAGGCGGAGTTGTGGGCGCTACTAGAAGGTCTCAGTTTGGCTCGAAGGTTGAATTTTTCCAAAGTGGATGTGCGTACAGATTTCTTGGAAGTTATGCAGGATATTGTTAACAGGGTGTGTGGTTTGCGCGGTAGGACCATTATGGAAAAAATCTGAAGGCTTATGGATCAGGACTGAAAAGTTGTAGTGACTCATTCGTATCGGGAAGCTAATCGTGTGGCAGACGCTCTTGCGCATCATTGCTACTCCATGAATGAAGCAAGTGTTTCCTTGTTGATGGCccaataaattataagaagtttttagatatggatgttatggggatTGTTAGTTTGTTACCCCTAAGTTTGTTGCGGTGTAGTTTTTGGTCGGACGTTTTCGCCCTCTCAgtaaaaaaaagtcaaaattataaagtatacatgtaaataaaaaataaatggtaTGCAGTTTCTACATCATTATTGTAAAGAGCACTTCGAAACGATACACATTTTCTTTCAAATTAAATTGTCTTTTTATTCTAATAATAACATTGTGCATTACTTTCCAATAATTTACTAATGACTTAATATGAAATATGTGTAGGGATGCccaaatgattttttttccaaagAAGGTTAAATGTGATCTCCATGATACAATTTTTTGCTGTTAAAACATATTATCCGTACACTAATACAAAATAATTTAAGAgcgaagacccattttggtccttcACAAAAATCACATAAtctaaattagtccctcacaaaaaaatgactcaatttaatcccttacaaaatttaaccgtaccatattagtccttctgttaatatttttttttaaatcggtttttttcatacttttaaaccgtgactgaacTACTACgttgcttttattttttatttttcattttttaaatactaattataatttcatttttaaacaattcagaattaataatataaaaaaaagctaaaattattttttatatgaaattgaACCAATGACCTTTAACCAATTTCTGAAGTCCTTACCACTAATTCAATGTACATCCATGACAAATAATTCCtataatttttagaaatattaaatgattctgaatttaaaaaaaaaaattaagacttGTACCAACGAggtattatttgaaattagtaaatcaaTGAGGTTCGAAACCCCattgatataaattttataatttttgttgtaaattcataattatttaatattgaaAATCTTAGAAATTATTTGTCGTGAATGCATattggcctagtggtaaagacttaGATATTGTTTAAAAGTcttgaattaattttttaaattattggcctagtggtaaagacttaGATATTGTTTAAAAGTCTtgaattaatttagtatttaaaaaatgaaaaataaaaaataaaagccaacGTGGTAGTTCactcacggtttaaaagtatgaaaaaaccgatttgataaaaatattaacagGGACTAATAAGATCcgataaaattttgtatttagcatttaaaaaatgaaaaataaaccctaatttaatttgaattgtgtgatttttgtgagggaccaaaatgagtcttggtcgtaatttaaaaaaaaattattctaggAAGCATTACCCCgaaacataaaccctaatttaatttgtaccaaaaaacctaaaccccAACTTCATCTCCCCAACCCGCGGCCACCGTCCCCTCCCTCCGCTCTTCTCTCAACTCCACTCTCCCTATCCACTCCGCCCAGTCCTGCTCAGTCACTTTTGTTGCACTTCAGTTCCATCATAATGGTGAAAACGGAAAAAACCTACAAGAGACTCAAAGGAAGCCAAAGCTTCAGACAAAGGTTACTTCTCTCCACACTCTCTTCCACTCCCATTATCATTGAAGACATACGCACCAACGAAACATGGCCCGGTCTTCTCAGCCACGAGATTTCACTTCTCCGATTATTCGAAACCGTCTCCGATGACTGCCGTGTCGTTATCAACCAAACCggtaacttattttattttattttatttcttctggttatactttttattgaaattttataACTATATTGTGTTTGCGTTTTGCAGGTACCAAATTGAAGTATGAACCGGGAACTATTATGGGTGGCAGAATTAACCGTCCCCACGATTGCGGTCTTTCGCGGTCCATTGGTTATTTTCTTGAACCACTGGTTGTGTTATGTTTGTTTGCCAAGGAGCCCCTCACCATTACCCTCAAAGGTTCTACATTTTTGCTTAAATTTAATTAAGCGCGCTTATAGACTAAACATTTACTATCATTTAAGTGCTTATGAAGAAGAGAAGGACTATTAAGTAGATATTTTATTGGTGTTGATCGGGAGTTGAAATGGTTGGATGTATTGTTTTCAGGGATTACAAATGATTCTAAAGACCCATCGGTTGATACCTTTAAGTCCGCTGCTTTTCACATACTAAAGCGGTTTGGAGTGGACTTTGAAGCCTTGAGTCTTAAAATAGAGAGTCGTGGACTGCCTCCTAATGGTGGTGGCGAAGTTATTTTGTCACTTCCTATTGTTCAGAGCCTGAATGTAAGTTTGGTCATTTTTATATgcttcgtttcattttattttggtAGTTTATATATATTCTTCATAGCAGGCTGTTAATTGGATCGATGAGGGATTTGTTAAGAAGATACGAGGAGTAACGTTTTCTACTAAAGTATCTTCTCAATTTGAAAATAGTATGATTAGAGCTGCGCGTGGGATCATCAATCCACTAGTTTCTGATGTGCACATTTTTACCGATCACAGAACGGGTCCACCGGCTGGAAAGTATGATCTCTTTCTTTTGGTTGATATTTTGAATGTATATGTGATAGAAACCAAGAAAATCATATGGCATAAAGCCATAATTCCTTTTTATTTAACTGGTTGTTTGCTGGCACAGCTCTCCCGGATATGGAATTTTACTAGTTGCAGAGACGACTACTGGTTGCTACATCTCTATCGACACTGCCGCTTCTCATGGTAGGGATGAAGATACTCCGGACCTTGCAGATGATGTGAAGAAGGATCTGATGCCTCCAGAGGATATTGGTGAGGGGATTGCTAATGCTTTACTAGAGGAGATAGGTCAATCTGGAGTGGTAGATTCATCATATCAGGTTAGCAAGTTGAATCATTGTTTAACTAATGGTAGGCTTATTATTTTACCTATTTGAATACCTAGCACAAGAATGAAGAGGGAAAAATAGTGTTCAATGTTTAAAAATCCTAAAAGTAGTAAAATAAAAGAGAACCCAATAAATTTATGAT contains:
- the LOC131608064 gene encoding probable RNA 3'-terminal phosphate cyclase-like protein, yielding MVKTEKTYKRLKGSQSFRQRLLLSTLSSTPIIIEDIRTNETWPGLLSHEISLLRLFETVSDDCRVVINQTGTKLKYEPGTIMGGRINRPHDCGLSRSIGYFLEPLVVLCLFAKEPLTITLKGITNDSKDPSVDTFKSAAFHILKRFGVDFEALSLKIESRGLPPNGGGEVILSLPIVQSLNAVNWIDEGFVKKIRGVTFSTKVSSQFENSMIRAARGIINPLVSDVHIFTDHRTGPPAGNSPGYGILLVAETTTGCYISIDTAASHGRDEDTPDLADDVKKDLMPPEDIGEGIANALLEEIGQSGVVDSSYQGLLFLLCALCPQDFSKVRVGKLTQYGVKTLRNIRDLLDVKFIIKPDPDTQSVVLKCIGCGMKNLSRKIS